In Geotalea uraniireducens, one genomic interval encodes:
- a CDS encoding response regulator yields the protein MAKTIMTVDDSASVRQMVSFTLKQNGYEVVEANDGKDALAKLAGTKVDMVITDLNMPNLDGIGLIKGVRANPSYRFTPIIMLTTESQESRKQEGKAAGATGWIVKPFKPEQLVAVVKKVLG from the coding sequence ATGGCCAAGACGATAATGACCGTGGACGATTCGGCCAGCGTGCGCCAAATGGTCAGTTTTACCCTGAAGCAGAACGGCTACGAGGTGGTTGAGGCGAACGACGGCAAGGATGCCCTGGCCAAACTGGCCGGGACAAAGGTCGATATGGTGATTACCGACCTGAATATGCCCAATCTGGATGGTATCGGCCTGATCAAGGGGGTGCGGGCCAACCCGTCCTACCGGTTCACGCCGATCATCATGCTGACCACCGAATCCCAGGAATCGCGCAAGCAGGAAGGGAAAGCGGCCGGTGCCACCGGCTGGATCGTCAAACCCTTCAAGCCGGAACAACTGGTGGCGGTGGTCAAAAAGGTCCTCGGCTAA
- a CDS encoding phage protein Gp27 family protein, with amino-acid sequence MSKRSTVNNLPLDVVIELKRRLRAYDGNYLPITTWLNDQGYGISKSSLGRYAKSLRESDGKMGLDREIMMKQGASLAALFEELAILKKRETEIIAQIKTASLFHKSTVRTAKK; translated from the coding sequence ATGTCGAAACGGTCAACGGTCAATAATCTACCACTGGATGTCGTGATTGAGCTTAAACGTCGACTGAGGGCGTATGATGGGAATTATCTGCCAATCACCACATGGCTTAATGATCAGGGTTATGGTATATCTAAATCCTCACTTGGCAGATATGCAAAAAGCCTTCGCGAGTCTGACGGAAAGATGGGGCTGGATCGGGAGATCATGATGAAGCAGGGCGCAAGCCTTGCCGCATTGTTTGAAGAGCTTGCTATCTTAAAGAAGCGCGAAACGGAAATAATCGCCCAGATAAAAACGGCGTCATTATTTCACAAATCAACTGTCCGAACTGCTAAAAAGTAG
- a CDS encoding response regulator: MKTLIVEDDFISRKIMMELLTPLGECDVAIDGEEAVQAFRLAHEEKRPYDLICMDIMMPNMDGTEALKLIRAAESAMGVAAAHEVKVVMTTALDDPKSVVEAFYHGGATSYLVKPISRQKLMKEIRSHGLL; this comes from the coding sequence ATGAAGACGCTGATAGTGGAAGACGACTTTATCTCCCGGAAAATCATGATGGAACTGCTGACCCCGCTGGGTGAGTGCGATGTTGCCATCGACGGCGAGGAGGCGGTTCAGGCCTTCCGGCTGGCCCATGAGGAGAAACGCCCCTACGATCTGATCTGTATGGACATCATGATGCCGAACATGGACGGCACCGAGGCGCTGAAGCTGATTCGCGCTGCGGAAAGCGCCATGGGGGTGGCCGCTGCCCATGAGGTGAAAGTTGTCATGACGACGGCTCTCGACGATCCCAAAAGCGTGGTCGAGGCATTTTACCATGGCGGTGCCACCTCCTACCTGGTCAAACCGATCAGTAGGCAGAAGCTGATGAAGGAAATCAGGAGCCACGGCCTGCTCTGA
- a CDS encoding helix-turn-helix domain-containing protein — translation MKRKTQLSRSKAAKIKSMLVARDITQQSIAEYLDISPAAVSGAINGHFNSRRTREYVAQLLNVDYHKLWGKSA, via the coding sequence ATGAAACGAAAAACGCAATTGAGCCGCAGCAAGGCCGCCAAAATAAAGTCAATGCTGGTCGCCAGGGACATCACCCAGCAGTCCATAGCCGAATATCTCGACATCTCCCCGGCCGCCGTGTCCGGGGCCATAAACGGTCATTTCAATTCCCGCCGAACCCGTGAATACGTGGCCCAACTGCTCAATGTTGATTATCACAAACTGTGGGGCAAGTCCGCTTAA
- a CDS encoding methyl-accepting chemotaxis protein has product MKIPFLRSFGNGPDSSSAGDDFAIGAPIGDQLAGQFGGWAQHLETLGEQLLLLNGSTEDEFLAIGARLHDFYSRAADIERMTQAIAGQVMGEEIKGEMASLGTILERIGGYLAHAEEEVEQSTTTLETIRDLIVHLNDPLDGFKKIIKNLHMLSTAVKIESARLGEGAAGFNTLAEDVERLSVSIRDRSASILAERDALGGMIEGTLGRVAQVETEQRKNIRPILDKTGDSLSTLAVVHERCSAAAASVSALSAEISGNIGEVVTSLQFHDITRQQIEHVKEAFDDIRCQLEAPVTDSRAVAGECADICELQQAQLQHAAAELVTAVERVVGGLQDIARKEAHMADESRGMAGIADQTGHSLFAEMENDMGMVAAALAESAEANRNLTVAMEAVVASVSDIAKFVNDIEEIGSEIELIALNSQVKAANTGDGGAALGVLAEAIQNLSGDARTRTGAVSEMLRKVTEVTESLIRENRLEVRTMTDEVESLVSELKLLLGSVRRINEELLTFLGEMDGAVQLLSVDIDAATRGVSVHHSVQQVLSEAIGELDDLVRQVRQFVPLASGAGREARLRELAERYTMHSERKVHAAVTGGGASSGGAAFPATAAAYAGEQELGDNVDLF; this is encoded by the coding sequence GTGAAAATTCCCTTTTTGCGCAGTTTTGGCAACGGACCGGATAGCTCGTCGGCGGGCGATGATTTTGCGATCGGTGCCCCGATCGGCGATCAACTGGCCGGCCAGTTCGGCGGCTGGGCGCAACACCTGGAGACTCTGGGCGAACAACTGCTCCTCCTGAACGGCTCCACCGAAGACGAGTTCCTTGCCATTGGCGCCCGTCTCCATGATTTTTACAGCCGCGCCGCCGACATCGAGCGCATGACCCAGGCAATTGCCGGGCAGGTGATGGGCGAAGAGATCAAGGGAGAAATGGCTTCGCTCGGGACGATCCTCGAACGGATCGGCGGCTACCTGGCCCACGCCGAGGAAGAGGTTGAACAGAGCACAACCACCCTGGAAACGATCCGCGACCTGATCGTCCACCTCAACGACCCGCTGGACGGCTTCAAGAAGATCATCAAGAACCTCCACATGTTGAGCACCGCCGTCAAGATCGAGAGTGCCCGGCTTGGCGAAGGGGCGGCCGGCTTCAATACCCTGGCCGAGGATGTGGAGCGCCTGTCGGTGTCGATCCGTGACAGATCGGCCAGCATCCTGGCCGAGCGGGATGCCCTCGGCGGGATGATTGAGGGGACTCTCGGCCGGGTCGCCCAGGTCGAAACCGAACAGCGGAAGAACATCCGGCCGATCCTCGACAAAACCGGGGACAGCCTCAGCACCCTTGCCGTGGTCCACGAGCGCTGCTCGGCGGCGGCAGCGAGCGTCTCCGCGCTCTCGGCGGAAATTTCCGGCAACATCGGCGAAGTGGTTACGTCGCTCCAGTTCCACGATATCACCCGCCAGCAGATCGAGCATGTCAAGGAGGCCTTCGACGACATCCGCTGCCAGCTCGAAGCGCCGGTTACCGATTCCCGGGCCGTCGCCGGCGAATGCGCCGACATCTGCGAACTGCAGCAGGCCCAGTTGCAGCACGCGGCCGCCGAGCTGGTAACCGCCGTTGAGCGGGTTGTCGGCGGCCTGCAGGATATCGCCCGCAAAGAGGCCCATATGGCCGATGAATCGCGGGGGATGGCCGGTATCGCCGATCAGACCGGGCACTCGCTCTTTGCCGAGATGGAAAACGATATGGGGATGGTGGCGGCTGCCTTGGCCGAGAGCGCTGAAGCGAACCGCAACCTGACCGTGGCAATGGAGGCGGTGGTGGCCTCGGTGAGCGATATTGCCAAATTCGTCAACGACATCGAGGAGATCGGCTCTGAGATCGAGCTGATCGCGCTCAATTCCCAGGTCAAGGCGGCCAATACCGGCGACGGTGGGGCGGCGCTCGGGGTGCTTGCTGAAGCGATCCAGAACCTTTCGGGCGATGCCCGGACCCGGACCGGCGCCGTTTCCGAAATGCTCCGGAAAGTCACCGAGGTTACCGAGAGCCTGATCCGGGAGAACCGATTGGAAGTGCGAACCATGACCGACGAGGTGGAGAGCTTGGTCAGCGAGCTGAAGCTGCTGCTCGGTTCGGTTCGGCGGATCAACGAAGAGCTGCTGACCTTCCTCGGTGAGATGGATGGCGCGGTCCAGTTGCTGTCCGTCGATATCGATGCGGCGACCCGCGGGGTGAGTGTCCATCATTCGGTACAGCAGGTCCTGAGCGAAGCGATCGGCGAACTGGATGACCTGGTCCGCCAAGTGAGGCAGTTCGTGCCGTTGGCCTCCGGAGCGGGGAGGGAGGCCCGGCTCCGGGAGCTGGCCGAACGGTACACCATGCACAGCGAGCGTAAGGTTCACGCGGCAGTGACCGGTGGTGGCGCCAGCTCCGGTGGAGCAGCGTTCCCGGCGACCGCCGCAGCCTATGCCGGGGAGCAGGAACTGGGCGACAATGTGGATCTTTTCTGA
- a CDS encoding helix-turn-helix domain-containing protein codes for MNSDAFKDRLKTIMGDESNRSFAEKCGISEGTLRRYLRGDTTPDLETLHAIADVGGCTLAWLAAGQGPMRRGEGGQLAEEKERRYVIDPSAELMAQVQERLNACIVKYGATLSVEKTINLTMTSMRIFDGNYKDREFRELMMDSVIDNLVRLALPEK; via the coding sequence ATGAACTCTGACGCGTTCAAGGACCGCCTAAAAACTATCATGGGCGACGAATCAAATAGGTCGTTTGCCGAAAAGTGCGGAATATCTGAAGGGACATTGCGACGTTATTTGCGCGGTGATACAACTCCAGACCTGGAAACACTTCATGCTATAGCTGATGTGGGTGGGTGCACATTGGCGTGGTTGGCGGCTGGGCAAGGGCCGATGAGGCGGGGCGAGGGCGGGCAATTGGCGGAGGAGAAGGAAAGGCGCTATGTCATAGACCCGAGCGCCGAACTGATGGCCCAGGTACAGGAGCGCCTGAATGCGTGCATAGTGAAATATGGCGCAACGCTGTCTGTGGAGAAGACGATCAACCTGACGATGACATCAATGAGGATTTTCGATGGCAACTATAAAGACCGAGAATTCCGCGAATTAATGATGGATTCGGTAATCGACAATCTAGTCAGGCTGGCGTTGCCCGAGAAATAA
- a CDS encoding cytochrome P460 family protein, whose translation MRRIVCLTAAITVLAASAALAAERVALPKNYLKWAKSKEKTITDKTSLFYGIHNIYVDKKTLPAYRKGGPYPEGSQFVVVQYGIREVAGKPVKGKKSMVVLMKKDKRQTATGGWLFAGFTAEGKPSGLDPVKNCYECHLKEAQATDLVISKYADFK comes from the coding sequence ATGAGAAGGATCGTCTGCCTGACGGCAGCCATTACCGTCCTGGCCGCTTCGGCCGCCCTGGCCGCCGAGCGGGTCGCCCTGCCGAAGAATTACCTGAAATGGGCGAAGAGCAAAGAAAAGACCATCACCGACAAAACCTCGCTCTTTTACGGCATTCACAACATCTACGTCGACAAAAAGACCCTGCCGGCCTACCGGAAGGGGGGGCCGTACCCGGAGGGGAGCCAGTTCGTGGTGGTCCAGTATGGGATCAGGGAGGTGGCCGGCAAGCCGGTCAAAGGGAAGAAGAGCATGGTGGTGCTGATGAAAAAGGACAAGCGGCAGACCGCCACCGGCGGCTGGCTCTTTGCCGGCTTCACCGCCGAGGGGAAACCGTCCGGTCTCGACCCGGTGAAAAACTGCTACGAGTGCCACCTGAAAGAGGCGCAGGCGACGGACTTGGTCATTTCGAAGTACGCCGATTTCAAGTAG
- a CDS encoding PAS domain-containing protein produces MDRKQAEAGIESRFSHLNDLPLLIRHQSDDGECRFCNRSWLEYTGGTAETECGDGWLCRVHPDDRERCREVLLATIRRRAPFELEYRLRRKDGEYRWLLETGGPVPAGGGDDAGYLCCSYDITGRVKAERVLLQSEMRLRETLENIRLIAIRLDTAGQINLCNKYFLELVDYPIDV; encoded by the coding sequence ATGGATCGAAAACAGGCGGAAGCCGGGATTGAGAGCCGTTTCAGCCACCTGAACGATCTGCCGCTGCTGATTCGCCACCAGAGCGACGACGGCGAGTGCCGGTTCTGTAACCGTTCCTGGCTCGAATACACGGGGGGAACGGCGGAAACGGAGTGCGGGGACGGCTGGTTGTGCCGGGTCCATCCCGATGACCGGGAACGGTGCCGGGAAGTTCTGCTCGCCACTATTCGCCGCCGGGCGCCATTCGAGCTGGAATATCGCTTGCGCCGGAAGGACGGCGAGTATCGCTGGCTGCTGGAAACGGGAGGACCAGTCCCGGCCGGCGGGGGGGATGACGCCGGATATCTTTGCTGCAGCTACGATATTACCGGCCGGGTCAAAGCCGAGCGTGTGCTGCTCCAGTCGGAGATGCGACTGCGGGAAACCCTCGAGAACATCCGGCTGATTGCCATTAGGCTCGATACCGCCGGCCAGATCAATCTCTGCAACAAATATTTTCTCGAACTCGTCGACTATCCGATCGATGTGTGA
- a CDS encoding chemotaxis protein CheA, with translation MDAHRQAYKEEAYELLAELETSLLELEEAPDDFDLINRVFRAMHTIKGSGAMFGFDDIAAFTHEVETVFDLVRNGGMAVTTELVNLTLSSRDLIKGLLDASDGGEPVAATDLAEVVARLKRLVPAPKIGSPLPAGPAAEPAAVADAGKVVPVTYRLRFVPVPEVTVNGTNPLLLLGELRELGKCRIVAQMANVLLLDALNPECCYIFWDVILTTDRGIDAIKDVFIFIEDDCELKIDVIDDGGALDTDADYKKLGIILTERGDLSLAEMDEILSRQKRFGELLVENNVVPPEKVESALVEQQHVKEVRKERQAQENASSIRVPADKLDLLVNLVGELVTVQARLSQTAAGKADPVLVTIAEEVERLTNELRDTALNIRMLPIGTTFSKFKRLVRDLSAELGKDIELTTAGAETELDKTVIEKLNDPLVHLIRNSLDHGIEAPEARLAAGKPRQGTVHLAAVHSGDSVLITITDDGAGLDKEAIRAKGIERGIIPANAELSDKEIFGLIFAPGFSTAKTVTSVSGRGVGMDVVKKAIEALRGTIDLASERGKGTVITIKLPLTLAIIESLLVKIGVDSFVIPLSIVEECVELTRDDLKNAHGRNLANVRDQIVPYVPLRERFRIAGETPEIEQIVITRVHDSRIGFVVDHVVGEHQTVIKSLGKMYKDVNGLSGATILGDGSVALILDIPRLVRDVELEQLTN, from the coding sequence ATGGACGCCCATCGCCAGGCATACAAGGAAGAAGCCTATGAACTCCTGGCCGAGCTTGAAACGTCGTTATTGGAACTGGAAGAGGCTCCCGACGATTTCGATCTGATTAACCGGGTCTTCCGGGCCATGCACACGATCAAGGGGTCGGGGGCGATGTTCGGCTTCGACGATATCGCCGCCTTTACCCACGAGGTCGAGACTGTCTTCGATCTCGTCCGCAACGGCGGGATGGCCGTGACGACCGAACTGGTCAACCTGACGCTGTCGTCCCGCGACCTGATCAAAGGGCTGCTCGACGCTTCGGACGGTGGCGAGCCGGTGGCCGCTACGGACCTGGCCGAGGTCGTCGCCCGTCTGAAGCGGCTGGTGCCGGCGCCGAAGATCGGCAGCCCGTTGCCGGCAGGGCCAGCGGCGGAACCAGCGGCCGTTGCCGACGCGGGGAAGGTGGTGCCGGTCACCTACCGGCTCCGCTTCGTCCCGGTGCCGGAGGTGACAGTCAACGGCACCAACCCGCTCTTGTTGCTCGGCGAATTGCGCGAGCTGGGCAAATGCCGGATCGTTGCCCAGATGGCGAACGTCCTGTTGCTCGATGCGCTCAACCCGGAGTGCTGCTATATTTTCTGGGACGTGATCCTGACCACCGACCGCGGCATTGACGCCATCAAGGACGTCTTCATCTTCATCGAGGACGACTGCGAGCTGAAGATCGACGTCATTGACGACGGCGGGGCGCTTGATACCGATGCCGACTACAAAAAGCTCGGCATCATCCTGACCGAGCGGGGCGACCTTTCTCTGGCGGAGATGGACGAGATCCTCTCCCGGCAGAAGCGGTTCGGCGAACTGCTCGTCGAGAATAACGTCGTCCCGCCGGAAAAGGTGGAATCGGCACTGGTCGAGCAGCAGCACGTCAAGGAGGTCCGCAAGGAGCGGCAGGCGCAGGAGAACGCTTCCAGTATTCGCGTTCCGGCAGATAAACTCGATCTCCTGGTCAACCTGGTGGGCGAGCTGGTGACCGTGCAGGCCCGGCTCTCCCAGACCGCCGCCGGCAAGGCCGATCCAGTCCTGGTTACCATTGCCGAAGAGGTGGAGCGGCTGACCAACGAACTGCGCGATACCGCCCTCAATATCCGGATGCTGCCGATCGGCACCACTTTCAGCAAGTTCAAGCGGCTGGTCCGCGATCTTTCCGCCGAACTCGGCAAGGATATCGAGCTAACCACCGCCGGTGCCGAAACCGAACTGGACAAGACGGTAATCGAGAAACTCAACGACCCGCTGGTCCACCTGATCCGCAACAGCCTCGATCATGGCATCGAAGCGCCGGAGGCGCGGCTGGCGGCCGGCAAGCCCCGCCAGGGGACCGTTCATCTGGCGGCGGTCCATTCCGGCGACAGCGTCCTGATCACCATTACCGATGACGGTGCCGGGCTGGACAAGGAGGCGATCCGGGCCAAAGGGATCGAGCGGGGAATCATTCCCGCCAACGCCGAGCTGAGCGACAAGGAGATTTTCGGTCTGATCTTCGCTCCCGGTTTTTCGACCGCCAAGACGGTCACCAGCGTTTCCGGGCGCGGGGTCGGTATGGACGTGGTGAAAAAGGCCATCGAGGCGCTCCGCGGTACCATCGACCTTGCCAGCGAGCGGGGGAAAGGGACGGTCATCACCATCAAGCTGCCGCTGACCCTGGCGATCATCGAAAGCCTGCTGGTCAAGATCGGCGTCGATTCATTCGTTATCCCGCTGTCGATCGTCGAGGAGTGCGTGGAACTGACCCGCGACGACCTGAAAAATGCCCATGGCCGCAATCTGGCCAACGTCCGCGATCAGATCGTTCCCTACGTCCCGTTGCGCGAACGGTTCCGGATTGCCGGCGAAACGCCGGAAATCGAGCAGATCGTCATCACCCGGGTCCATGACAGCCGGATCGGCTTTGTGGTCGATCATGTTGTCGGCGAGCATCAGACGGTCATCAAGTCGCTCGGCAAGATGTACAAGGATGTCAATGGCCTATCCGGGGCGACGATCCTCGGTGACGGCAGCGTCGCTTTGATTCTCGATATCCCCCGGCTGGTCCGCGACGTGGAACTGGAACAACTGACCAATTGA
- a CDS encoding STAS domain-containing protein, whose product MEGLIIEQRQGEQADRLFLDVSGELTICFVGEFREALLDGLEKATEITVNVEHVSAVDLTGLQLLCSAHRTASARDKTFGIVGRQNRIFAEAERLAGFSRHVGCVKDVGKTCIWTGGNE is encoded by the coding sequence ATGGAAGGATTAATCATCGAGCAGCGGCAGGGCGAGCAGGCTGACCGCCTGTTTCTGGATGTCAGTGGCGAGTTGACGATCTGTTTCGTCGGCGAATTCCGTGAGGCGCTTCTGGACGGCCTGGAAAAGGCGACCGAGATTACGGTCAACGTCGAGCATGTCAGTGCCGTCGACCTGACCGGCTTGCAGCTGCTCTGCTCAGCCCACCGGACGGCTTCGGCGCGGGATAAGACCTTCGGCATTGTCGGCCGGCAGAACCGGATCTTCGCCGAGGCCGAGCGGCTTGCCGGGTTTTCCCGTCATGTCGGCTGCGTTAAGGATGTGGGGAAAACCTGTATCTGGACTGGAGGTAATGAATAA
- a CDS encoding ATP-binding protein, giving the protein MVSPRDDTSRPATGRQQPYGSVWFESRWYRFLLTYTLVAGMVTAIFAWIAFDHRLVHRERLAAREAGLVDSEQEWLEALFVRTQANLRVLAADDDLYVFLASGREEARLTLEMQQRLFLEVQNGSYSRLCLLDNAGRPVINVVDRRHFEPVPPESLSPAFAGKALARRVAALAPGRVAMIALAPPPISATAGYTPGLVLRFMTPVFDSPGQLRGTLLLDYRGERVIEGMNRCSAKSLGTLFLVDQDGLVLVDAHDGVAGHPAGNGGRADFARLHPDLWRAMKAGGSGQRLTANGLFTYVAIAPALAGDDDPDVPGPAGRALSPPATTVYLASFVSTERCRAYLWNELIDLLYAYLVAMGGVAVGAWFYSGVQQKRLAVQRDLGQSHSMLNSLIAASPLAIFALDATEVVTIWNPAAEQMFGWPAAEVVGNRLSAVARRPGCFPDHVWTRVLNGETVTGLEFRPCRRDGRAVDLVMAAAPVRNEQGEVAVIMALAADITVQKASAAALVDAKEAAEAANRAKSQFLANMSHEIRTPMNGVIGMLDLLHESLPVGQQAEYVAIAHRAADNMLAVINGILDFSKIEAGTLQLEAVPFVLRQAVEKGVGPLRAEAAQKGVELAMVYADVVPEQVVGDPVRTVQIIVNLVGNAVKFTRQGRIRLAIGAEPAGNDTLMLAITVSDTGIGIPADRLAAIFEPFSQADGSMTRHYGGTGLGLSIVRKLATAMGGKVWVSSEPGKGSTFICTVTVGTALTQPQPETGAGVPAAEQPAPVASPGPGSSGRPLRILYAEDSPVNQEVITIVLQRDGHRVTVVDNGEAVLELLDREEFDLVLMDLQMPLMDGFEATRQIRRRDRERGGHLPVIALTAHAIDGAREKCRAAGMDDYLSKPFTAEKLRALLACHGGPVRGPGGAALVGKEGGSGIAAAHGTEIVDELAGAMAANDAEQIEMVAARLKRLAGEARLERLADEAFRIQLAARRNDPNKYPALLEAVRSLAGALPGSGTAVVGNEGEDPAGKQRPVG; this is encoded by the coding sequence ATGGTTTCTCCCCGCGATGACACGTCCCGTCCCGCCACCGGGCGACAGCAGCCATACGGCTCGGTCTGGTTCGAGAGCCGCTGGTACCGTTTTCTGCTGACATACACCCTGGTGGCCGGGATGGTCACGGCCATTTTCGCCTGGATCGCTTTCGACCATCGGCTCGTTCACCGCGAACGCCTGGCGGCGCGGGAGGCGGGGTTGGTCGACAGCGAGCAGGAATGGCTTGAAGCACTGTTTGTGCGAACCCAGGCCAATCTGCGCGTTCTGGCTGCCGACGACGACCTGTATGTCTTTCTCGCTTCCGGGCGGGAGGAAGCCCGCCTGACCCTGGAGATGCAGCAGCGGTTGTTTCTCGAGGTGCAGAACGGCAGTTACTCACGGCTTTGTCTGCTCGACAATGCCGGCCGGCCGGTTATCAATGTTGTCGACCGGCGCCACTTCGAGCCCGTTCCCCCGGAATCGCTCTCTCCGGCGTTTGCCGGGAAGGCTCTGGCCCGGCGGGTTGCAGCCCTTGCCCCCGGTCGGGTCGCCATGATCGCCCTGGCGCCGCCGCCGATTTCGGCAACGGCTGGCTATACCCCCGGCCTGGTCCTCCGCTTCATGACGCCGGTGTTTGATTCGCCGGGTCAGTTACGCGGCACTCTCCTTCTCGATTACCGCGGTGAACGGGTCATCGAGGGGATGAACCGGTGCAGTGCCAAATCCCTCGGGACACTTTTCCTCGTCGATCAGGACGGGCTGGTACTGGTGGATGCCCACGATGGCGTGGCCGGTCATCCTGCCGGCAACGGCGGGCGGGCCGATTTCGCCCGACTCCATCCCGACTTGTGGCGGGCGATGAAGGCGGGTGGCAGCGGACAGCGACTGACCGCCAACGGGTTGTTCACCTATGTGGCCATTGCGCCGGCTCTTGCAGGTGATGACGATCCCGATGTGCCGGGACCGGCGGGAAGAGCGCTCTCCCCCCCTGCCACCACCGTCTATCTGGCATCATTCGTGTCGACGGAACGATGCCGTGCCTACCTGTGGAATGAACTGATCGATCTGCTTTATGCCTATCTGGTCGCCATGGGGGGAGTGGCGGTCGGTGCCTGGTTCTATTCCGGGGTGCAGCAGAAGCGTCTGGCGGTCCAGCGCGACCTCGGTCAGTCCCACAGCATGCTCAATTCGCTTATCGCGGCGTCACCGCTGGCAATTTTCGCTCTCGATGCCACGGAAGTCGTCACGATCTGGAACCCGGCGGCCGAGCAGATGTTCGGCTGGCCAGCGGCCGAGGTGGTCGGCAACCGGCTGTCCGCAGTTGCCAGACGGCCGGGTTGTTTCCCCGATCATGTCTGGACACGGGTCCTGAACGGCGAGACCGTCACCGGCCTCGAATTTCGCCCCTGCCGTCGGGACGGCCGGGCCGTCGACTTGGTCATGGCCGCTGCGCCGGTCCGCAACGAGCAGGGGGAGGTAGCCGTCATCATGGCGCTTGCTGCCGATATCACGGTGCAGAAGGCGAGCGCGGCGGCACTGGTCGATGCCAAGGAGGCAGCTGAGGCGGCCAACCGGGCCAAGAGCCAGTTCCTGGCAAACATGAGCCACGAGATCCGCACGCCGATGAACGGGGTGATCGGCATGCTCGACCTGCTGCACGAGTCTCTGCCGGTCGGTCAGCAGGCGGAATACGTGGCCATCGCCCATCGGGCGGCCGACAATATGCTGGCGGTCATCAACGGCATACTCGACTTTTCCAAGATCGAGGCGGGGACACTGCAACTGGAGGCGGTTCCCTTCGTCCTGCGACAGGCTGTGGAGAAGGGGGTCGGGCCGCTCCGTGCCGAGGCGGCCCAGAAAGGGGTCGAGCTGGCGATGGTGTATGCGGATGTCGTCCCCGAGCAGGTGGTCGGCGATCCGGTCCGGACCGTCCAGATCATCGTCAATCTGGTCGGCAACGCCGTCAAGTTCACCCGGCAGGGGCGTATCCGGCTGGCAATCGGCGCGGAACCGGCGGGGAACGACACGCTGATGCTTGCCATTACCGTCAGCGATACGGGGATCGGTATCCCGGCCGACCGGCTGGCGGCGATTTTCGAGCCGTTCTCCCAGGCCGATGGTTCCATGACCCGCCATTATGGCGGCACCGGCCTGGGATTGTCGATCGTCAGGAAACTGGCGACGGCAATGGGTGGCAAGGTTTGGGTCAGCAGCGAACCGGGGAAGGGGAGCACCTTCATCTGCACCGTCACGGTGGGGACCGCTCTTACCCAGCCCCAGCCGGAAACCGGGGCGGGTGTGCCGGCGGCGGAACAACCAGCGCCGGTCGCTTCTCCCGGTCCCGGCAGCAGCGGCCGGCCCCTGCGGATTCTCTACGCCGAAGACAGCCCCGTCAACCAGGAGGTCATCACCATCGTTTTACAACGGGACGGCCACCGGGTGACGGTGGTCGACAACGGCGAGGCGGTGCTGGAACTCCTCGACCGCGAGGAGTTCGACCTGGTGTTGATGGATCTGCAGATGCCGTTGATGGACGGCTTCGAAGCGACGCGGCAGATTCGCCGGCGCGACCGCGAGCGAGGCGGTCATCTGCCGGTGATCGCCCTGACCGCCCATGCGATTGACGGAGCCCGGGAAAAGTGCCGGGCGGCCGGGATGGATGATTACCTTTCCAAACCATTCACGGCGGAGAAGCTACGTGCCCTCTTGGCGTGCCATGGCGGGCCGGTCCGGGGGCCGGGCGGAGCGGCGCTGGTCGGGAAGGAGGGCGGTAGCGGTATTGCCGCCGCTCATGGCACGGAGATTGTCGACGAGTTGGCCGGTGCCATGGCGGCCAACGATGCCGAGCAGATCGAAATGGTTGCCGCGCGGCTGAAGCGGTTGGCGGGCGAAGCCCGTCTGGAGCGGCTTGCCGACGAGGCGTTCCGTATCCAGCTGGCGGCCCGGCGCAATGATCCGAACAAGTATCCGGCGCTGCTTGAGGCGGTTCGTTCCCTGGCGGGGGCGCTGCCGGGGAGCGGGACGGCGGTTGTCGGGAACGAAGGTGAAGATCCGGCCGGCAAACAGCGGCCGGTGGGATAA